From Amycolatopsis sp. YIM 10, the proteins below share one genomic window:
- a CDS encoding MFS transporter, whose protein sequence is MPTWGLLRDPDFRRFWTADLLSQFGTRVAFLGVPLLATTTLNASATQVALLRALETSAYLVLGLQAGAWCDRLRARPVLLTADLGRALLIASVPVCAVFGVLTLWQLFAVVLLTGLLTVFFDVAHQTYLPRLIDRADLLEGNAKLQTNMSMAAVAAPTASGFLVQLLGAPAALGATALGYLSSAGRLARIRARETRPVVEKRKLRTEIGEGLRLVFRHPVLRALTLSGASISVFQSIHIASSVVFLIREIGLDPGAVGLLGTLGLTGALTGAVSARRLASALGHARALWLTTLLLGAASLLYPLTTPGWGLVFWALAGFGTAFGVIVVNVLQLTYQQLTVPEELLGRANATVRFLALGMVPVGSVAAAALTPLSGLRATLWTAALGMLASAGWLIFSPLRSGERTPSNTRTG, encoded by the coding sequence ATGCCGACCTGGGGGCTACTTCGGGATCCTGATTTCCGCCGCTTCTGGACCGCGGACCTGCTGAGCCAGTTCGGCACCCGCGTGGCCTTTCTCGGCGTGCCGCTGCTGGCGACCACCACGTTGAACGCCAGCGCCACGCAGGTCGCCCTGCTGCGGGCCCTGGAAACCAGCGCGTACCTGGTGCTCGGCCTGCAAGCCGGTGCCTGGTGCGACCGGCTGCGCGCGCGGCCGGTCCTGCTCACCGCCGATCTCGGGCGCGCGCTGCTCATCGCGTCGGTGCCGGTGTGCGCGGTGTTCGGCGTGCTCACGCTGTGGCAACTGTTCGCCGTCGTCCTGTTGACCGGGCTGCTCACCGTGTTCTTCGACGTCGCCCACCAGACCTACCTCCCACGCCTGATCGACCGGGCCGACCTGCTCGAAGGCAACGCGAAACTGCAGACGAACATGTCGATGGCGGCCGTCGCCGCGCCCACCGCGAGCGGCTTCCTCGTCCAGTTGCTCGGCGCACCGGCCGCACTGGGCGCGACGGCACTCGGCTACCTGTCCTCAGCGGGCCGGCTCGCCCGGATCCGCGCCCGCGAAACGCGGCCGGTGGTGGAGAAACGCAAGCTGCGCACGGAAATCGGCGAAGGCCTGCGCCTGGTCTTCCGGCACCCGGTACTCCGCGCCCTGACCCTGAGCGGCGCGTCGATCTCCGTTTTCCAGTCGATCCACATCGCGAGTTCGGTGGTGTTCCTGATCCGCGAAATCGGCCTCGACCCAGGCGCGGTCGGGCTGCTCGGCACGCTCGGCCTGACCGGCGCACTCACCGGCGCGGTAAGCGCACGACGACTCGCGAGCGCACTCGGCCACGCCCGCGCGTTGTGGCTGACCACTCTCCTGCTCGGCGCCGCTTCCCTGCTCTACCCCTTGACCACTCCCGGCTGGGGCCTCGTTTTCTGGGCACTCGCCGGATTCGGCACCGCGTTCGGCGTCATCGTGGTCAACGTCCTCCAACTCACCTACCAGCAGTTGACCGTGCCGGAGGAGCTGCTCGGCCGGGCCAACGCCACCGTGCGCTTCCTCGCGCTCGGCATGGTGCCGGTGGGCAGCGTGGCCGCGGCCGCGCTCACCCCGTTGAGCGGCCTCCGCGCCACCCTGTGGACCGCCGCGCTCGGCATGCTCGCGTCCGCGGGCTGGTTGATCTTCTCCCCGTTGCGCTCGGGCGAACGGACGCCGAGCAACACCCGAACGGGTTAA
- a CDS encoding DNA glycosylase AlkZ-like family protein encodes MDRRQAMRARLAAHGLVSRDSDLLTAAGRVGVQETPPGSAAQAFSLRVPDLTPDDLRDLVRLWSMRGAPHVMPVADAAVFTEGLRPDDEASCRHFIRGAWDHLDRFGLSAGRRTRGRVAVYSAGENRCHRARTPGRNWSGGFSGVRPSLVGSPRCETVRSGL; translated from the coding sequence ATGGACCGGCGGCAGGCGATGCGAGCCCGGCTCGCGGCACACGGACTGGTGTCGCGCGATTCCGACCTGCTGACCGCCGCCGGACGCGTCGGCGTCCAAGAGACGCCACCCGGTTCGGCGGCACAGGCGTTCTCCTTGCGAGTTCCCGATTTGACCCCGGATGACCTGCGGGACCTGGTGCGGTTGTGGAGCATGCGGGGCGCGCCGCACGTGATGCCGGTAGCCGACGCGGCGGTCTTCACCGAGGGCCTCCGCCCGGACGACGAAGCCTCCTGCCGTCACTTCATCCGTGGCGCCTGGGACCACCTCGACCGCTTCGGCCTTTCCGCTGGGCGTCGAACTCGCGGCCGCGTTGCCGTTTACTCTGCTGGAGAAAACCGTTGCCACCGCGCAAGGACGCCTGGGAGGAACTGGTCCGGCGGTTTCTCCGGCGTTCGCCCGTCGCTCGTGGGATCTCCTCGCTGCGAAACTGTCCGAAGTGGACTATGA
- a CDS encoding ABC transporter permease — MSTHPLLGTRHLVRLALRRDRIVMPVWILLLGTIPAAVAGTYGELYRTEAERQSLTTGMAANPSLSLLYGPPFDLSDAGGFTVWRYGTIIPLFLAMACVFTVTKHTRQEEDTGRQELLSSAVLGRFAALTAAVVTGALTAFGTGLLTVVALAGAGVPTSGAVAFGAAIALTGLVFTGVAAITAQLAEYARTANGLAMAVLGVAFLLRAVGDAAKDVGWLSWLSPIGWSTQVRPFAGERWWVLGLLLGTAIATGAIAYVLSTRRDVGLGLLPARPGPATAAPGLRTPLALAWRLHRGSFAGWTIAFAVMGALFGSLAAGIGDVVGESQATAEIFERMGGADKIVDAFLGTLGQVFAIIASMYGVQAALRMRSEEVAVRVEPLLATRVGRLRWTAGHLLFALLGSAVMMAVAGVMAGLLHGLRVSDLANQVPSVLGATMAQLPAVWVVLAVTVLLFGLLPKYTTVAWAVAGVFVTLSLFGPVLQLSQPVLNLSPFTHIPKLPGAEFTATPLVWLTGIAVVVFGAGLIGFRRRDIG; from the coding sequence ATGAGCACACATCCGCTGCTCGGCACGCGGCACCTGGTCCGGCTCGCGCTGCGCCGGGACCGGATCGTCATGCCGGTCTGGATCCTGCTGCTCGGCACGATCCCGGCGGCGGTCGCCGGTACCTACGGCGAGCTGTACAGAACCGAGGCCGAACGGCAGTCGCTGACCACCGGGATGGCGGCGAACCCGTCGCTGAGCCTGCTCTACGGCCCGCCGTTCGACCTGTCCGACGCCGGTGGCTTCACCGTCTGGCGCTACGGCACGATCATTCCCTTGTTCCTGGCCATGGCCTGCGTGTTCACCGTGACCAAGCACACCAGGCAGGAGGAGGACACCGGCCGCCAGGAACTGCTGTCCTCGGCCGTGCTCGGCCGGTTCGCCGCGCTGACCGCGGCGGTGGTGACCGGCGCGCTGACCGCGTTCGGCACCGGCCTGCTCACCGTGGTCGCGCTGGCCGGCGCCGGGGTGCCGACCAGCGGAGCGGTGGCGTTCGGCGCGGCCATCGCGCTGACCGGACTGGTTTTCACCGGCGTCGCCGCGATCACCGCGCAGCTCGCCGAATACGCGCGTACGGCCAACGGGCTGGCCATGGCGGTGCTCGGCGTCGCCTTCCTCCTCCGCGCCGTCGGGGATGCGGCGAAGGACGTGGGCTGGCTGTCGTGGCTGTCACCGATCGGCTGGTCCACCCAGGTCCGGCCGTTCGCGGGGGAACGGTGGTGGGTGCTCGGGCTGCTGCTCGGGACCGCGATCGCGACGGGGGCGATCGCGTACGTCCTGAGCACACGACGGGACGTGGGCCTCGGCCTGCTCCCGGCGCGGCCCGGCCCCGCCACCGCCGCGCCCGGCCTGCGCACTCCGCTCGCGCTGGCGTGGCGGCTGCACCGCGGCTCGTTCGCCGGCTGGACCATCGCGTTCGCGGTGATGGGCGCCCTGTTCGGGTCGCTCGCGGCCGGGATCGGGGACGTGGTCGGCGAAAGCCAGGCCACCGCGGAGATCTTCGAGCGGATGGGCGGCGCCGACAAGATCGTGGACGCCTTCCTCGGCACGCTCGGGCAGGTCTTCGCCATCATCGCCTCGATGTACGGGGTGCAGGCGGCGCTGCGGATGCGGTCGGAGGAGGTCGCGGTCCGCGTGGAGCCGCTGCTGGCCACCCGGGTCGGGCGGCTGCGCTGGACCGCCGGTCACCTGCTGTTCGCGCTGCTCGGGTCCGCGGTGATGATGGCCGTGGCGGGGGTGATGGCCGGGCTGCTGCACGGGCTGCGGGTCAGCGACTTGGCGAACCAGGTGCCGTCGGTGCTCGGCGCGACCATGGCGCAGCTGCCCGCGGTGTGGGTGGTGCTCGCGGTGACCGTGCTGTTGTTCGGGCTGCTGCCGAAGTACACCACGGTGGCTTGGGCGGTGGCGGGGGTGTTTGTCACGCTGAGCCTGTTCGGGCCGGTGCTCCAGCTGAGCCAGCCGGTGCTGAACCTCTCGCCGTTCACGCACATCCCGAAGCTGCCGGGCGCGGAGTTCACCGCGACGCCGCTGGTGTGGCTGACCGGGATCGCGGTGGTGGTGTTCGGCGCCGGGCTGATCGGGTTCCGCCGCCGCGACATCGGCTGA
- a CDS encoding ABC transporter ATP-binding protein, which translates to MDNAISISGLVKTFGRTKALNGLDLSVASGEVHGFLGPNGAGKSTTVRVLLGLLRADAGNVRLLGGDPWRDAATLHRRLAYVPGDVNLWPNLSGGEVIDLLGRLRGGLDQRRRAELIERFDLDPKKKGRTYSKGNRQKVAIVAALSSKVDLLILDEPTSGLDPLMEATFQYAIQEEREQGRTVLLSSHILAEVEALCDRVSIIRNGQNVETGTLAELRHLTRTSITAELAGHPNGLSNLPNVHDLHVEGNRVRFDVETHSLDEALRRLTDVGVRSLVSQPPTLEELFLRHYTTEAKQEAGAR; encoded by the coding sequence ATGGACAACGCCATCTCCATCTCCGGCCTGGTCAAGACCTTCGGCCGGACCAAGGCCCTCAACGGCCTCGACCTGTCCGTCGCCTCGGGGGAAGTACACGGATTCCTGGGCCCGAACGGCGCCGGGAAGTCGACCACCGTCCGCGTCCTGCTCGGCTTGCTGCGTGCCGACGCCGGGAACGTCCGCCTGCTCGGCGGCGATCCGTGGCGCGACGCGGCCACCCTGCACCGGCGGCTGGCCTATGTGCCCGGCGATGTCAACCTGTGGCCCAATCTCTCCGGCGGCGAGGTGATCGACCTGCTCGGGCGCCTGCGCGGCGGGCTCGACCAGCGGCGCCGCGCCGAGCTGATCGAGCGGTTCGACCTCGATCCCAAGAAGAAGGGGCGCACCTACTCCAAGGGCAACCGGCAGAAGGTGGCCATCGTCGCCGCCCTTTCGTCCAAAGTGGACCTGCTGATCCTCGACGAGCCCACCTCCGGGCTGGACCCGCTGATGGAGGCCACCTTCCAGTACGCCATCCAGGAGGAGCGCGAGCAGGGCCGCACGGTGCTGCTGTCCAGCCACATCCTGGCCGAGGTGGAAGCGCTGTGCGACCGGGTCAGCATCATCCGCAACGGGCAGAACGTGGAAACCGGCACGCTGGCCGAGCTGCGCCACCTGACCCGCACCTCGATCACCGCCGAGCTGGCCGGGCACCCGAACGGCCTGTCGAACCTGCCCAACGTGCACGACCTGCACGTCGAGGGCAATCGCGTGCGGTTCGACGTGGAGACGCATTCGCTGGACGAGGCGCTGCGCCGGCTGACGGACGTCGGCGTGCGCAGCCTGGTCAGCCAGCCGCCGACGCTGGAAGAACTGTTCCTCCGCCACTACACGACCGAAGCGAAGCAAGAGGCGGGCGCACGATGA
- a CDS encoding GbsR/MarR family transcriptional regulator: MSTTPEEHGPPGDAETRQFIEDFAIMMTDAGMQRMASRVFTALLATQKGSLTAGELADVLQISPAAVSGAVRYLTHVGLVTRAREPGERRDHYLISDDQWYEGFGRKDSIYQQLSEVLGRGVDAVGHDTPAGKRIAETRAFFEFIGKEIPVLIDRWRQEKHE, from the coding sequence ATGTCGACCACCCCAGAGGAGCACGGTCCGCCAGGCGACGCGGAGACCAGGCAGTTCATCGAGGACTTCGCGATCATGATGACCGACGCCGGGATGCAGCGCATGGCGTCGCGGGTGTTCACCGCGTTGCTGGCCACCCAGAAGGGCAGCCTCACCGCGGGTGAGCTGGCTGACGTACTGCAGATCAGCCCCGCCGCCGTTTCCGGCGCGGTGCGGTACCTGACGCACGTCGGCCTGGTCACCCGCGCGCGCGAGCCGGGGGAGCGGCGCGACCACTACCTGATCAGCGACGACCAGTGGTACGAGGGCTTCGGCCGCAAGGACTCCATCTACCAGCAGCTGTCCGAGGTGCTCGGGCGCGGGGTGGACGCGGTCGGCCACGACACCCCGGCGGGCAAGCGGATCGCCGAGACCAGGGCCTTCTTCGAGTTCATCGGCAAGGAGATCCCGGTGCTGATCGACCGCTGGCGCCAGGAGAAGCACGAATGA
- a CDS encoding SGNH/GDSL hydrolase family protein has product MRRRADLATLLLAPVLIRQGLRVRRDTPRLPGAAGPVRGLVPGPDPLRLLVLGESTVDGVGARDHEEALTGRLAVALAAKTGRGVAWRVAGRTGANARAVHDELLPDAVTEPADLVVVALGVNDTIELHSPARYRRDLLRLVCALRRSLGPVPVVLTGVPHLGRFPALPRPLRDVLGLRSVALDAAAASLAAVPGVRHVVMPVDRMTASAFASDGFHPGPEGYRIWAEYVVSG; this is encoded by the coding sequence ATGAGGCGCCGGGCCGACCTGGCCACGCTCCTGCTCGCGCCGGTGCTCATCCGGCAGGGCCTGCGCGTCCGCCGCGACACGCCCCGCCTGCCCGGCGCGGCCGGACCGGTGCGCGGGCTGGTGCCCGGTCCCGATCCGCTGCGCCTGCTCGTGCTCGGTGAGTCCACTGTGGATGGCGTGGGCGCGCGTGACCACGAGGAGGCGCTCACCGGGCGACTGGCGGTCGCGCTGGCCGCCAAGACCGGGCGCGGGGTGGCGTGGCGGGTGGCCGGGCGCACCGGCGCGAACGCCCGCGCGGTGCACGACGAACTGCTGCCGGACGCGGTGACCGAGCCCGCTGACCTGGTCGTGGTCGCGCTCGGCGTGAACGACACGATCGAGCTGCATTCGCCCGCCCGCTACCGGCGCGACCTGTTGCGGCTGGTCTGCGCGCTGCGGCGGTCGCTCGGCCCGGTGCCGGTCGTGCTCACCGGCGTGCCCCACCTCGGCCGCTTCCCGGCGTTGCCCCGGCCGCTGCGCGACGTGCTCGGCCTGCGGTCGGTCGCGCTGGACGCGGCCGCCGCGTCGCTGGCCGCGGTGCCCGGCGTGCGGCACGTGGTGATGCCGGTGGACCGGATGACCGCGAGCGCGTTCGCCTCCGACGGATTCCACCCGGGACCGGAGGGGTACCGGATCTGGGCTGAATACGTCGTGTCGGGATGA